Proteins found in one Melioribacteraceae bacterium 4301-Me genomic segment:
- a CDS encoding hemolysin family protein, which yields MIYELLGLIVLILLSGFFSSSEMAFVLSNKIKIELRARKNNIAAKNALHFINYPQRFFSTILISNNVVNIAFASLLTVFMLKHFAVNDFEILIISTLLILIFGELIPKYLSRELPDNVFYVTSIPIRILSFLLFPLVKITTSITALIMGSEKMDKNEIVHLFDKDDFHELIEESSMMGQIEATDSEVISKIIDIREQRVYEAMTPRTEIVGVEIDSTIDEVLNKFIETNYTKLPVYKENLDNIKGLVVAYDMFKEPTDLKSIIRDVKFVPESKKSLEMLDEFIKEGFSFAVVVDEFGGTAGILTIEDIIEELFGEIRDEFDADEQPVRKISDNVYILSGKAEIDFINEEYKLNIPEGDYETIAGFITYHTGRIPTKGESITVDRFNFLILKSDKTKIELIKMSIIPTQ from the coding sequence ATGATATACGAACTACTAGGATTAATTGTTTTAATTTTGCTAAGCGGGTTTTTTTCTTCATCAGAGATGGCTTTTGTTTTATCAAATAAAATTAAGATAGAACTAAGAGCTAGAAAAAATAATATTGCTGCAAAGAATGCTTTACACTTTATTAATTATCCGCAAAGATTTTTTTCTACTATTTTAATTTCTAATAACGTTGTTAATATTGCTTTTGCTTCTTTGCTTACAGTCTTTATGCTAAAGCACTTTGCCGTAAACGATTTTGAAATATTGATTATTTCTACTTTGTTGATTTTAATCTTTGGTGAGCTTATACCCAAGTATTTATCAAGAGAGTTACCGGATAATGTTTTTTATGTTACTTCAATTCCCATTCGTATTTTATCGTTCTTATTATTTCCATTAGTTAAAATAACGACATCTATAACAGCACTTATAATGGGCTCAGAAAAAATGGACAAAAATGAAATTGTTCATTTGTTTGATAAGGATGATTTTCATGAGTTAATTGAAGAGAGTTCTATGATGGGACAAATAGAAGCAACAGATTCTGAAGTTATAAGTAAAATCATCGATATACGTGAACAACGAGTTTACGAGGCAATGACACCTCGTACAGAAATTGTTGGAGTGGAAATTGACAGTACCATAGATGAAGTGTTAAATAAATTTATAGAAACAAATTACACAAAATTACCAGTTTATAAGGAAAATCTAGATAATATAAAAGGATTAGTAGTTGCTTATGATATGTTTAAAGAACCAACAGACCTTAAATCAATAATAAGAGATGTAAAGTTTGTACCTGAATCTAAAAAAAGCCTTGAGATGCTGGATGAATTTATAAAAGAAGGTTTTTCTTTTGCAGTTGTAGTTGATGAATTTGGCGGCACAGCTGGAATTCTTACTATTGAAGATATTATCGAAGAATTATTTGGTGAAATTAGAGATGAATTTGACGCTGACGAACAACCAGTTAGAAAAATAAGTGATAATGTCTATATCTTAAGTGGAAAGGCTGAAATTGATTTTATAAATGAAGAGTATAAGCTTAATATTCCAGAGGGAGATTATGAGACTATCGCTGGATTTATAACTTACCATACCGGCAGAATCCCAACTAAGGGTGAATCAATTACAGTGGATAGATTTAATTTTCTTATTCTTAAATCAGACAAAACAAAAATTGAATTGATAAAAATGTCTATCATCCCTACACAATAG
- a CDS encoding thiol-disulfide oxidoreductase DCC family protein, whose product MNKNFVILFDGQCCLCNNAINFIIRHDKKKCFRYSLLNSAFSKEKLKGNIVQSPNADSIVLIDNEQLYFKSRAIIKIFTELEFPFSLVRLLKIFPSKLLDYFYDMIAKNRYKWFGKTNKCLVPLAHIKRLFYE is encoded by the coding sequence TTGAATAAAAATTTTGTTATACTTTTTGATGGTCAATGCTGTTTATGTAATAATGCAATTAATTTCATCATTAGGCACGATAAGAAAAAATGTTTTCGGTATTCATTGCTTAACTCAGCTTTCTCAAAAGAAAAATTAAAAGGTAATATTGTTCAATCACCTAATGCTGATTCAATAGTGCTTATCGATAATGAACAACTTTACTTTAAGTCTCGAGCAATAATTAAAATATTTACTGAGTTGGAATTTCCTTTTAGCTTGGTGCGTCTTTTAAAAATCTTCCCGTCAAAACTTCTTGACTATTTCTATGATATGATTGCGAAAAACAGATATAAATGGTTTGGTAAAACAAATAAATGTTTGGTACCGCTGGCTCATATCAAAAGATTATTTTACGAGTAA
- the tgt gene encoding tRNA guanosine(34) transglycosylase Tgt: MRFTIQHKDKNSKARCGLIETEHGVIETPIFMPVGTQGTVKAVSQRILKNEIKAQIILANTYHLYLRPGIEILQKAGGLHSFMNWDKPILTDSGGYQIYSLTELRKLKEDGVEFRSHLDGSIHFFTPKKVIDIQRSIGSDIMMALDECTPYPCDYDYALNSKNLTTRWALLTKEAFEKSRPIYRHKQFLFGIVQGSVYKDLREASAKEITNFDFDGYAIGGLAVGEPAETMYEITDFTTDFLPLNKPRYLMGVGRPENILESIERGIDMFDCVMPTRNARNAYLFTSGGIVSMRNSIYKDDFTPLDTNCDCYTCRNFTKAYLRHLFNAKEILALELATIHNLTFYLNLVKEARKRILDDSFVEWKNNYVNKLSINVNIMQEE; this comes from the coding sequence TTGAGGTTTACAATTCAACATAAAGATAAGAATTCGAAGGCTAGGTGTGGCTTAATTGAAACTGAACATGGTGTTATTGAAACACCTATTTTTATGCCTGTAGGCACACAAGGAACTGTAAAAGCTGTAAGCCAGAGAATTTTAAAAAATGAAATTAAAGCTCAAATTATACTTGCAAATACCTATCATCTTTATTTACGACCTGGTATAGAGATATTGCAAAAAGCCGGTGGCTTACACAGCTTTATGAATTGGGATAAACCAATATTAACTGATAGCGGTGGTTATCAAATTTATAGTTTGACTGAATTAAGAAAGCTTAAAGAAGATGGTGTAGAGTTTCGTTCTCATCTTGATGGCTCTATTCATTTTTTTACGCCTAAAAAGGTGATAGATATTCAACGCTCTATTGGTTCTGATATTATGATGGCTTTAGATGAATGTACTCCTTATCCGTGTGATTATGACTACGCTCTCAATTCAAAAAATTTGACTACACGCTGGGCACTTCTAACTAAAGAAGCTTTCGAAAAAAGCCGTCCAATTTACCGACACAAGCAATTTTTATTTGGGATTGTGCAAGGAAGCGTGTACAAAGATTTACGTGAAGCTTCAGCAAAAGAAATTACAAATTTTGATTTTGATGGCTATGCTATTGGTGGTTTGGCTGTCGGAGAACCTGCTGAAACAATGTATGAGATTACAGACTTTACAACTGATTTTTTGCCATTAAACAAACCAAGATATTTAATGGGAGTTGGCAGACCAGAAAATATCTTAGAGTCCATAGAACGCGGAATAGATATGTTTGACTGCGTTATGCCTACTCGTAACGCACGTAATGCTTACTTGTTTACATCAGGTGGAATAGTTTCTATGAGAAATTCAATTTATAAAGATGATTTTACCCCATTGGACACAAACTGCGATTGTTATACATGCAGAAATTTTACAAAAGCTTATTTGCGCCATTTATTTAATGCAAAAGAAATATTAGCTTTAGAATTAGCTACTATTCATAATTTAACATTTTATTTAAACTTGGTAAAAGAAGCCCGCAAAAGAATACTTGATGATTCTTTTGTGGAATGGAAAAATAACTACGTAAATAAATTATCAATTAACGTTAACATAATGCAGGAGGAATAA
- the yajC gene encoding preprotein translocase subunit YajC, whose protein sequence is MEYLLAFAPPPNGGSAGGGLISTLIMFGAIFAIFYFMIIRPQQKRAKEREKMIDALEKGDKVITSSGIHATIAGIDEKTVLLDVGNNIKMKFEKSAIASVVKAKEESK, encoded by the coding sequence GTGGAATATTTATTAGCCTTTGCTCCTCCACCAAATGGCGGAAGTGCAGGTGGTGGATTAATCAGTACATTAATAATGTTTGGGGCTATATTTGCAATCTTTTATTTTATGATAATAAGACCCCAACAAAAAAGAGCAAAAGAACGTGAAAAAATGATTGATGCCCTTGAAAAAGGGGATAAAGTAATAACCAGCAGCGGCATTCATGCTACAATTGCAGGCATCGACGAAAAAACTGTGCTGCTTGATGTTGGCAATAATATTAAAATGAAATTTGAAAAATCGGCAATTGCATCTGTTGTAAAAGCTAAAGAGGAATCTAAATAA
- a CDS encoding nodulation protein NfeD: MNKIAKGKIQNIKKLFLLYLILAVSSYAQQNTVYIADITGDIDLSMAPYVRRVINEAEKNNVKAIVFRINTFGGRVDAATQIKDAILNSKIKTIALVDKRAISAGSLIALSCQKIVMTPGSSIGATTVVNQSGEKQSEKYQSYMRSEMRATAEKNGKRPDVAEGMVDERIVIPGLVDSTKLITLTYDEAVKWGIADTVLPSLESALLAFGYGNDKVVKIDTNWAEDLVRFLNNPIISSILIIIGLLGLFTEIKTPGWGLPGTVSLIALALFFGSGYILQLASLGEILIFVIGVILLLLEIFVIPGFGIAGILGIVLIIVGLFLGLIPDFNLAGSTFISKAAFQLALTFVATAAAIFVLSRFLPKSNLWNNLILKTNIDVKSGYTSDINLKDLINLGGIAITDLRPSGIAVVNGKRLDVVTEGDYIKRNTPIIVIQVIGSKIIVSKK; the protein is encoded by the coding sequence GTGAACAAAATAGCAAAAGGAAAAATTCAGAATATTAAAAAGCTGTTTTTGCTTTATTTAATTTTAGCGGTAAGCTCTTATGCTCAACAGAATACTGTATACATTGCAGATATTACAGGTGATATTGATTTAAGCATGGCACCCTATGTTAGGAGGGTGATTAATGAAGCAGAAAAGAACAATGTCAAGGCTATAGTCTTTCGCATTAATACCTTTGGTGGGAGGGTAGATGCTGCAACTCAAATAAAGGATGCAATACTTAACAGCAAAATTAAAACGATAGCTTTAGTAGATAAAAGAGCAATATCAGCCGGTTCGTTGATTGCCTTATCGTGCCAAAAAATTGTAATGACACCAGGTTCATCAATTGGAGCGACTACCGTTGTAAACCAGAGTGGAGAAAAGCAATCTGAAAAATACCAGTCATACATGCGTTCTGAAATGCGGGCAACTGCTGAAAAAAATGGAAAAAGACCCGACGTTGCAGAAGGGATGGTCGACGAAAGAATTGTTATACCCGGATTAGTTGATAGTACAAAATTAATTACCTTAACTTATGATGAAGCAGTAAAATGGGGCATAGCTGATACGGTATTACCTTCACTTGAATCAGCCCTTTTAGCATTTGGATATGGAAATGATAAAGTCGTAAAAATTGATACAAATTGGGCAGAAGATTTAGTTCGCTTCCTGAATAATCCAATAATTTCATCAATCTTAATTATAATAGGCTTGTTGGGCTTGTTTACAGAAATTAAAACTCCTGGATGGGGGCTACCAGGTACCGTTAGCTTAATTGCCTTAGCTCTTTTCTTTGGTTCAGGTTATATCTTACAATTAGCTTCTTTAGGAGAAATTTTAATCTTTGTAATAGGTGTTATTCTTTTGCTGTTAGAAATTTTTGTTATACCTGGGTTTGGAATTGCAGGCATTTTAGGTATTGTTCTCATAATTGTTGGACTTTTCTTAGGATTAATACCAGACTTTAATTTAGCAGGTTCAACTTTTATCTCAAAAGCTGCTTTTCAACTTGCATTAACATTTGTAGCAACTGCTGCTGCAATTTTTGTTTTATCGAGATTTTTACCAAAATCAAATTTATGGAACAATCTAATATTAAAAACTAATATTGATGTAAAATCTGGTTATACTTCTGACATTAATCTAAAAGACCTTATTAACTTGGGAGGAATTGCGATAACTGATTTGAGACCTTCTGGCATAGCTGTCGTTAATGGTAAAAGACTTGATGTTGTCACCGAAGGGGATTATATAAAACGTAATACACCAATTATTGTTATTCAGGTAATTGGCTCTAAAATTATAGTAAGTAAAAAATAG
- a CDS encoding DUF6263 family protein, translating to MKKILLALIIVFSSISCNKKTENQGKVKLNENDSLFSSVIYNNKTVNLGYKFIPNSHFNYQLTSTISTDELIKTDTLIKNRYFQTADYTFNFIVKSKNPDSTYSLNTTISKIKIVSKYNDQVVNFSSDSTISPGDRNKFIEYETVLNTPFELVLTKKGLIKEINNIDKMVDKFIAAENQTEKITKEDRQKIIDYIKYSALAPLCQLIFRIMPENKITKDSTWEEKYRSTMASLTILNKVTFKLDDFVKLPNGVGAKITASLSTTNYGNKKGTEQGINYEFDEPKFNGDGVIIFDIDKGMLFSSVTSTKLETKVRMEGKDSQQKNRKTERSEISTTKNVIKLL from the coding sequence ATGAAAAAAATATTATTAGCATTAATCATTGTTTTTTCTTCAATTTCTTGCAATAAGAAAACTGAAAATCAAGGCAAGGTAAAACTAAATGAAAATGATTCTCTTTTTTCTTCAGTTATATATAACAACAAAACTGTTAATTTAGGTTATAAATTTATCCCGAACAGTCATTTTAACTATCAGCTCACCTCTACTATTTCTACTGATGAGTTAATAAAGACAGATACCTTAATAAAAAACAGATATTTCCAAACTGCAGATTATACTTTCAATTTCATAGTTAAGAGCAAAAACCCTGATAGTACTTATTCCTTAAATACAACTATCAGTAAAATAAAAATCGTAAGCAAGTACAACGACCAAGTGGTAAACTTTTCATCTGATTCCACCATATCACCCGGAGACAGGAATAAATTTATCGAATATGAAACAGTATTAAACACACCATTTGAACTTGTACTTACAAAAAAAGGATTAATCAAAGAAATAAATAACATTGACAAAATGGTTGATAAGTTTATTGCAGCGGAAAATCAGACAGAGAAAATAACCAAAGAAGATCGTCAAAAAATAATTGATTACATAAAGTATTCAGCTTTAGCACCCTTATGCCAATTAATCTTTAGAATAATGCCCGAAAACAAAATCACAAAAGATTCAACTTGGGAAGAAAAATACAGAAGCACTATGGCAAGTTTAACTATTTTAAACAAAGTAACCTTCAAACTTGATGACTTTGTAAAATTACCGAACGGCGTGGGAGCTAAAATTACAGCCTCACTTTCAACTACAAATTACGGAAATAAAAAAGGGACAGAGCAAGGAATTAATTATGAATTTGATGAGCCCAAATTTAATGGCGACGGTGTTATCATTTTTGATATTGATAAAGGTATGCTGTTTAGTTCTGTTACCTCAACTAAATTGGAAACTAAAGTAAGAATGGAGGGAAAGGATAGTCAACAGAAGAACAGGAAAACAGAGCGTTCTGAAATTTCTACTACTAAAAATGTAATAAAGCTTTTATAA